The following are from one region of the Actinomycetota bacterium genome:
- a CDS encoding beta-ketoacyl-ACP synthase III, with product MPAEIVGLGVAVPPYVLTNADLEELVETNDQWITERTGVKERRVAGKDDSTALLGKRAAEQAMKVAGIGVDEVDLVMVATATPDYTLPSAACILQLELGMTKGAAMDVIAGCSGFVYALATASQFVDSGAAETALVVGSETLSRISDYTDRGTCILFGDGAGAVVLRRGEAGVRAFSLGADGARSRLLMTPAGGSRFPANARTVAERRHYIVMEGREVFKGAVTAMAASSLEAIERSGLTPDDIDLVVPHQANQRIIEATARRLKVPMTNVVMNVARYGNTSAASIPIAMAEAWEQGQIRPGQRLLLTAFGAGLAWGSAVVDWTLPNPAEPAPEEPTQPALPIVRALLDGTLWDGVDMLPPLRPAVPEAAL from the coding sequence GTGCCCGCCGAGATCGTTGGACTCGGGGTGGCCGTGCCACCCTACGTCCTGACCAACGCGGACCTGGAGGAGCTGGTCGAGACCAACGACCAGTGGATCACCGAGCGCACCGGGGTCAAGGAGCGCCGGGTCGCGGGCAAGGACGACTCGACGGCGCTGCTCGGCAAGCGGGCCGCCGAGCAGGCCATGAAGGTGGCCGGCATCGGCGTCGACGAGGTCGACCTGGTGATGGTGGCCACGGCCACGCCCGACTACACGCTGCCCTCGGCCGCCTGCATCCTCCAGCTCGAGCTGGGCATGACCAAGGGCGCGGCCATGGACGTGATCGCCGGCTGCTCGGGGTTCGTGTACGCCCTGGCCACCGCGTCGCAGTTCGTGGACTCGGGCGCGGCCGAGACCGCCCTGGTGGTCGGCTCGGAGACGCTGTCGCGGATCTCCGACTACACCGACCGGGGCACCTGCATCCTGTTCGGTGACGGGGCCGGTGCCGTGGTGCTGCGCCGGGGCGAGGCCGGGGTGCGGGCGTTCTCGCTGGGGGCCGACGGGGCGCGGTCGCGGCTGCTCATGACCCCGGCGGGCGGGTCGCGGTTCCCGGCCAACGCCCGGACCGTGGCCGAGCGGCGGCACTACATCGTCATGGAGGGCCGCGAGGTCTTCAAGGGCGCGGTGACGGCCATGGCCGCCTCCAGCCTCGAGGCGATCGAGCGCTCCGGCCTGACCCCGGACGACATCGACCTGGTCGTCCCCCACCAGGCGAACCAGCGGATCATCGAGGCCACCGCCCGGCGCCTCAAGGTGCCCATGACCAACGTGGTCATGAACGTCGCCCGCTACGGCAACACCTCCGCCGCCTCGATCCCCATCGCCATGGCCGAGGCCTGGGAGCAGGGGCAGATCCGGCCCGGGCAGCGGCTGCTGCTGACGGCGTTCGGGGCCGGGCTGGCCTGGGGCTCGGCGGTGGTCGACTGGACCCTCCCCAACCCGGCCGAGCCGGCGCCGGAGGAGCCCACCCAGCCGGCCCTGCCGATCGTCCGGGCCCTGCTCGACGGCACCCTGTGGGACGGCGTGGACATGCTGCCCCCCCTGCGCCCGGCAGTCCCGGAGGCCGCCCTATGA
- the fabG gene encoding 3-oxoacyl-[acyl-carrier-protein] reductase produces the protein MSGLEGRTALVTGASGAIGRACAVALATQGARIVVAYGSDEQGAQETADLVKAAGAEPVVAQADLTDPGAAKALVAAAGDAGVDILVNNAGLTRDGLVLRMRDEDFTGVLEVNLVAAFRCTREALRGMLRRRWGRVISISSVVGLVGNPGQANYSASKAGLIGLTMSVAREVAGRGITVNAVAPGYIPSKLTDAMSEEAKQATLGQIPVGRLGTPEEVAAAVRFLAGEEAGYITGQVLAVDGGMTMGT, from the coding sequence ATGAGCGGCCTCGAAGGCCGGACGGCGCTGGTCACCGGGGCGTCGGGGGCGATCGGGCGGGCGTGCGCGGTGGCCCTGGCCACCCAAGGGGCGAGGATCGTCGTCGCCTACGGCTCGGACGAGCAGGGGGCGCAGGAGACGGCCGACCTGGTGAAGGCGGCCGGGGCCGAGCCGGTGGTCGCCCAGGCCGACCTGACCGACCCGGGGGCGGCCAAGGCGCTGGTGGCGGCGGCCGGCGACGCTGGCGTCGACATCCTGGTCAACAACGCCGGGCTGACCCGCGACGGGCTGGTGCTGCGGATGCGCGACGAGGACTTCACCGGCGTGCTCGAGGTCAACCTGGTCGCCGCCTTCCGCTGCACCCGGGAGGCCCTGCGGGGCATGCTGCGGCGGCGCTGGGGCCGGGTGATCTCGATCTCCAGCGTGGTCGGGCTGGTCGGCAACCCCGGCCAGGCGAACTACTCCGCCTCCAAGGCCGGCCTCATCGGGCTCACCATGAGCGTGGCCAGGGAGGTGGCCGGCCGGGGCATCACCGTCAACGCCGTCGCCCCCGGCTACATCCCCTCCAAGCTCACCGACGCCATGAGCGAGGAGGCCAAGCAGGCGACCCTCGGCCAGATCCCGGTCGGGCGGCTCGGCACCCCGGAGGAGGTGGCGGCGGCGGTCCGCTTCCTGGCCGGCGAGGAGGCCGGCTACATCACCGGTCAGGTCCTGGCCGTGGACGGCGGCATGACGATGGGCACGTAA
- the acpP gene encoding acyl carrier protein translates to MAQSREEVVETMKDVLASELGVEADKVTADARFKEDLDADSLDLVEVVLALEEKFGIEISDDQIAGVKTVGEAADLVISKQTAVG, encoded by the coding sequence ATGGCGCAGTCGCGCGAGGAAGTTGTCGAGACAATGAAGGACGTCCTCGCCTCCGAGCTGGGCGTGGAGGCGGACAAGGTGACCGCCGACGCCCGCTTCAAGGAGGACCTGGACGCCGACTCGCTCGACCTGGTCGAGGTCGTGCTCGCCCTGGAGGAGAAGTTCGGCATCGAGATCTCCGACGACCAGATCGCGGGCGTCAAGACGGTCGGCGAGGCGGCCGACCTGGTGATCTCCAAGCAGACGGCGGTGGGGTAG
- the fabF gene encoding beta-ketoacyl-ACP synthase II has product MQRVVVTGLGAVTPVGVGAKAYWDAITAGRSGVGPLTLVDPEPVPSKVAAECLDFDPAASLGPKEARRLDRSTQFALTAAREAWDDSGIEDGVDKDETGVVFATGIGGISSLLASDAVMREKGPNRVSPFTVPQLMPNAAAGQIAMKLGLRGPNFCTTTACAASNHAIGLAFQAIRHGEATAMIAGGSESAFVQVALIAFAQMTALATKFNDHPAEASRPFDALRNGFVMGEGAGAMILEEREHALARGAPVHAELVGFGQSADAFHVTAPSEDGSGAALAMRRALRSADLPPEAVGYVNAHGTSTPAGDVSETKAIRLAFGAHADQLAVSSTKSMIGHLFGAAGAVEGIATVLALRDGILPPTINQTDPDPACDLDYIPNQARKAEVDAAMSNGFGFGGHNAVVVFRRHQA; this is encoded by the coding sequence TTGCAGCGCGTCGTCGTCACCGGGCTCGGTGCGGTCACCCCGGTCGGCGTCGGGGCCAAGGCCTACTGGGACGCCATCACGGCGGGCCGGTCGGGCGTCGGCCCCCTCACCCTGGTCGACCCCGAGCCGGTGCCGTCCAAGGTGGCGGCCGAGTGCCTGGACTTCGACCCGGCGGCCAGCCTCGGGCCCAAGGAGGCCAGGCGGCTCGACCGCTCGACCCAGTTCGCCCTGACCGCCGCCCGCGAGGCCTGGGACGACAGCGGGATCGAGGACGGGGTCGACAAGGACGAGACCGGGGTGGTGTTCGCCACCGGCATCGGCGGCATCAGCTCGCTGCTGGCCAGCGACGCGGTGATGCGCGAGAAGGGCCCCAACCGGGTCTCCCCGTTCACCGTGCCCCAGCTGATGCCGAACGCCGCCGCCGGCCAGATCGCCATGAAGCTGGGGCTGCGCGGGCCGAACTTCTGCACCACCACCGCCTGCGCGGCCTCCAACCACGCCATCGGCCTGGCCTTCCAGGCCATCCGGCACGGTGAGGCCACGGCCATGATCGCCGGGGGCTCGGAGTCGGCCTTCGTCCAGGTCGCGCTGATCGCGTTCGCGCAGATGACGGCCCTGGCCACCAAGTTCAACGACCACCCGGCGGAGGCCTCGCGGCCGTTCGACGCCCTGCGCAACGGCTTCGTGATGGGTGAGGGCGCCGGCGCCATGATCCTGGAGGAGCGCGAGCACGCCCTGGCCCGCGGGGCGCCGGTCCACGCCGAGCTGGTCGGCTTCGGCCAGTCGGCCGACGCCTTCCACGTCACCGCCCCGTCCGAGGACGGCAGCGGGGCCGCCCTGGCCATGCGGCGGGCGCTGCGCTCGGCCGACCTGCCCCCGGAGGCGGTCGGCTACGTCAACGCCCACGGCACCTCGACCCCGGCCGGGGACGTGTCCGAGACCAAGGCCATCCGCCTGGCCTTTGGCGCCCACGCCGACCAGCTGGCCGTGTCCTCGACCAAGTCGATGATCGGGCACCTGTTCGGGGCGGCCGGGGCGGTCGAGGGCATCGCCACCGTGCTGGCGCTGCGGGACGGGATCCTGCCCCCGACCATCAACCAGACCGACCCCGACCCGGCCTGCGACCTCGACTACATTCCCAACCAGGCCCGCAAGGCCGAGGTCGACGCGGCCATGTCCAACGGCTTCGGCTTCGGCGGCCACAACGCCGTGGTGGTGTTCCGCCGCCACCAGGCGTAG